GGGAGGAGAGGCGGTCATGACAAGCCCTTGCCAAGGATTCCGGACAACTTCATGACAGATGGGGTGCGGCCAGCCGGGAGGCCAGCCAGGAGGGTCCATGCAGATCCGGATACATCGCGGCGCGTCCTCCGACGTCCTTGAGGCCCGTCACGGCCGGAGCGAACCGATCCGCTTCGTCACCCCCCACAAGGGCCCGGTCCCGCACGACGCCGTGCACCTGTTCGTCGAGCGGGCCTTTGGCCTGCAGCGCGGTTTCTGGGGCCTGGTCGCGGAGGGCCTCGCGCCTGACGACCTTCAGGCCCTGGCCTCGGCCGGCGGCCACCCCAGCGCCTCCCGGGCCAGCACACCCGACCCCGGTATCGTCCAGCTCCTCCAGGCGGAGCGCCTGGTCGAGATCTTCGAGGCCGACCTCTGGGGCGGCGGCCAGGGCGACGAGGCCGACCTCCTCGCCATGGCCGGGACCGCCTGCGCGAGCTCCCACGTCCCCCTGCCATCCGCGCCCAATGGCGCCGTTGCCCGCGTTCGCGCCGACCTCGCCGCCTTCGCCCGCGCCTGGACCGGCCTCCCGCGGGGCGGGGAGGTGGAGTTGGAGTGGGTGGGGTAGGGGGACGCGAGTACGGTCACCCCGCGATGCGGAGTCCGCGCGCCAGGGCCGCCACCGGCGCGATCACCAGCCGCTCAGCGGTGAGCCGGTGATTGGCCAGGATGAAGAGCCAGGCCGGATAATCCCGCCGACGCCAGCGGGCGTCACCCACCGCGTCGCTGCGTTCCACAAGGCGATGGCCAATCAGGCCCGGCGCGCCGTGGATCACTGGAAAGAGCACGACCGCAAGCTTCCAGAAGCCGGGCGCCGCCAGCGTCGCGGCGATCCAGGCCAGGCCGGCCAGCGTGCCGAAGATGTGCAGCGCGACATTGAGGGGCTGCTGGTGCTCGGGAAGAAACGCGTCCCGATAGAAGGTCGAGAAGGCCTTGGGAGGGTCAGTCATGGGGTTGCTCCAATTCTCTGGGTCATGACGGCCGGAAGAAGGGGAGCAGGGTTCTCGGCGCACCCCGTCTTGGCTCCGGACGGCCTTCAAAGTATGTGAGTAATTACTCGCTTAAAGGACTCGCATTCCCCGCCATGGATGAAACCCAGCTGAAGGCGCGTAAGGCCCCGAAGCAGGCGCGATCCCTCGCCACCGTCGAGGTGATCCTGGCGGCGGCGGCTCGCGTTCTGGCCCGGGAGTCGCTGGCGGGCTTCAACACCAACCGCGTCGCCGAAATCGCGGGCGTGAGTGTCGGCTCGCTCTACCAGTACTTCCCCAACAAGGCCGCCCTGGTGGTGGCGCTGATCGAACGGGAACAGGCGCGACTCGCTGACGGCCTGGAGGCGGCGGTGGGCTCGGTCTCCCAAGTGCCCCTTGTCGAAGGCCTCAGCCGCCTGGCCCACCTTGCGATCGGGCAGCAGTTCCAGGACCCGGTCTACGCGGCGGCCCTGGACCACGAGGAGCGGCGCCTGCCCATCGGGTCCCGGCTGGCCTTGAGCGAGGGCCGGCTCGTCACGGCGATCCTGAGGTTTCTGGAGGACCACCGGGACGAGTTGCCCGACTGGCCGGACGGGAGCCGGGAGGACGTCGCACGCGACCTCCTGCTGATCACGCGGGTCATGGTCGAGGCGGACGCCGAGGAGGGACGAGACCCTCCGCCCTCACTGCATCCCCGGCTGGTGCGCGCCATCTCGGGCTACCTGCTCGGGCCAGGGCTCAGTGGGCCAGTTTCAGGGTCACGACCCCGGCGATGATGAGGAGCACGCCCAGGTAGCGCATCAGAGAGGACGGATCCCCGAAGAAGAGCACGCCCACCAGGAAGGTCCCCGAGGCCCCGATGCCGGTCCAGACGGCGTAGGCGGTGCCGATGGGGATCTGGCGCTGGGCCAGCCACAGGAACACGCCGCTTGCAGCCATGAGCAGCACAGCCATGGCGATCCCCTGCCAGCGGGTCGCCGGGGACTGGGCCAACTTCAGCCCGACCGGCCAGCCAATCTCCAGGATCCCCGCCACCACCAGGTAGATCCAGCTCATCGCCATCCTCACTCCAAGCCCGGACGCCGGAGGCGCCGCTCCGGCAGCATAGGATGGGCGAGGCCGTGACACCACCGGAGGGAGAGGGCGGAGGGCGGAGGGCGGATGGGGGTGGGGAGGGTGACCCTGACGCCGACGGAAAGGAACCTCGGATCAGAAGAGACCGGAGCGCCGGCCGGTCGACTCCGGAGACATAGGCGCGATCGTCTCCCGCTCTCCGGGCTCGAGTTGCAGCGCATCCCAGCATCCGAAGCGCCGCAGGGTTGGCTCCAGGTCCGCCGCACCTGCCGCAAGGGCTTCGGACAGGGCCAGCTTCAACCACCCCAGGCATTCCGACCGATAGGAGGCCGTTCGCGCAACGAACGGCATGCCGCGCAGCGTGACCGAGACCGTGGGCGCGCCGCTCCGATCGGCGGCGGCGTTGGCGGCCATGTAGGGCAGGAACACCTCGCCGATGAGGGTCAACAGGCCCTCCAGACCCGGACCCAGGGGGCTGGCGGGATCGCGCCACTCGCCCTCGATCCCGGAGGCGTCGTCCAGATCCTGCACCCACTGGAAGGTCCGCACGGCGTCCCGTCGCATGATCGTCGAGGCGCTGGGATCAATGGCGCATTGGGAGAGCTGGCCGAAGAGGCCGATGTCACCGATTGAGGGGCGTCCGCCAAACAGGAACCGACTGACCTCCACCTGCGCCTCTATCGCGGCCAGGACCTCGCCATAGGTCGAACGAAGCAGCGGCCGGTTCACCTCGCGATCGCCCAGCCGGGCAAGTACGCCGGTCTGCCGCGCCCTGAAACGCTCGATGATCTCATCGAACTGCGCCCTGGGCATCGCCCCCAGCCAACCGGCCATCTGGCGGCGGGCGCAGAAGTCCTGGTCCGCTTCCGCGTCCCAACGGAAGTCGAACAAGGGCTGCACCAGCCACTCGTCCGCGAAGTCCTCGACCAGCAGGGCCAGGAACCGGTCGCCAGGATCCTCGGGCAGCAGGCTACGCTCCCGCGGATGCATCTCTTCGAGGGCTAGGATCATGGGCGTGGTGTCGGCCCAGTATCGTCCGTCGGGCAGTTGCATCACCGGGATCATGCCCTTGCCGGCGGCCTTCAGTTCCCCGCCTTGCCCCAGGTATCCGGGCGGCACGATCCAGTCGTGCGGGATACGACGACAGCGAAGCGCGGCGCGCAGCTTCAGCGAGTAGGGTGAGCCGGGTCCGCCCAGGATACGGTAGCGTCCCATCGCGACGCCGGTCATGCCGGGGTCCGGGAAACAGAGGTGCATCCCTGACGCCGCCCTCCGAGACGCTCGGCGCCAATGGCGCAGCTCGACCGGTCTCTCCCAGCGCCAATCATGCCCAATGCCATCCCCCCTGAGCCGCCAAGCCTGCCGACGACGCCCGGACCCATCCGGACCGGACAGGCATGCCGATCCGACGCCAATACAATCCGCTCCCAGGCTGAAGACGCCAGCCTGGCGGCAGGATGTCTTCAGATGCGGCCCTTCGGCAAGTCGCCGGGCGGCTGAGCCACCCGCCGTTGCGACCCCGCCATCGAAATCCCCTTGCCGCGGTTGCCCGGCTCGCGCCTAACTCCCATTGTTAAGCGTCTGGCAAAAAGACGTAACCTTGAGGGGAGTTCAGTTCCGGTGTCGCAAACCCAGTCCGGCCCTGCGGGCGGTCCCATCTCCCTGACGCGCGCCCTGGTCTTCGCCAGTGCGGCCGTCCCCATCGGGGCCCTCGGCGTCGCCGCCACCGTTCACCTGCCGCGCTATTTCGCAGCCGAACTCGGCCTGTCCCTGGCCCTGGTCGGCACGGTTTTCGCGCTGGTCCGGTTCATCGACATTCCGATCGACACCGCCATGGGCCTCGCGATGGACCGGACAAAGACCCGCTTCGGTCGCTACCGGGTCTGGATGGCCCTCGGCGCTCCGGTGCTGATGCTGGGCTTCTACATGCTGCTGAGGACCGGCTCCGGGGATGGGCCCCTCTACCTGGGCTTCTGGCTGCTGGTGATGTACCTCGGCTATTCCGGCGTCCTGCTCTCCCACCTCGCCTGGGCCGGAAGGCTTGCCCCCACATACACGGAACGCTCCCGGATCTTCGGGGCCATCACGGGGCTGGGCGTCATTGGCGCCATGGCCGTGCTGCTGATCCCGATCGTCATGAGCCAGCAGGGCTTTACCGACGCTCAGGGTGTCCAGGCCATGATCTGGTTCATCATCGCCGCAACGGCGGTCACCTGCATGCTTGTGGTCTTCAGCTCGCAGGAGCGTATCGCCCAGGACCGACCCGCCCAGTTCACGCTCAAGGACTACGCCCAGCTGCTCACCCGGGGAAACGTGATCCGGCTGCTGGCCGCCGACCTCATGGTCACGCTCGGACCAGGCTGGATGGCCGCGCTCTACCTGTTCTACTTCAAGGACAGCCGGGGGTTTGACACCGCTTCCGCCAACCTGCTGCTGCTGATCTATGTCGCGGCGGGGTTCGCCGGCGCGCCCTTCGCCGCCTGGCTGGCGAACAAGGTCAGCAAGCACATCGCCTTCCTGGTCACGACCACCATCTATTCCGTCGGCCTGATGTGCCTGCCCTTCCTGCCCAAGGGCGACTTCCCGATCTTCTCCGTGCTGATGTTCCTGGTGGGCGCCATGGCGGCAGGCTTCACGGTGATGATGCGGGCCATCGCGGCCGACATCGCCGACGAACTCCGGCTCGACAGCGGCCGGGAGTGGATGGGCCTGATCTACGCCGGCCTCACCGCCACGTCGAAGCTGGCTACTGCCGGCGCGATCTTCCTGACCTTCAACGTCCTGGCGCTGGTGGGATACCAGGTCGGCGCCGGGGTCACGAACACGCCCGATGCGATCCGCGGCCTGGAGCTGGCCTACATCGTCGGCCCGATCATCTTCGTGATGGCCGCCGGCGCCTGCTTCCTCGGCTACAAGCTGACCGCAGAGCGCCACGCCGAGATCCGCCACAAGCTCGACCTCCTGGATGCCAGCGAGACCGACCCCGGCGCGGCGGCCGAAGCCCTCTCCGGCGTTGATCTTGGGCCGAAGGGGCGGCCGTGAGGTTCGGGTGATCAGAGGCGCTGCCGCGCTATTTCAACCCATCCTCGAACAGGGTGTAGGCAACCACGGCGTTCGCATGGCCGTGCCCCATTCCATGTTGATCCTTCAACATTGTGACCAGTTGCATGTGTTTGGCCGGGTAGCTGTCCCGCACGAGCTGCTGCCATTCCGAGATCGGTCGGCCATACTTCTTCTCGATCGACGGAAAGTAGGATGCGGGCCCCTTCACAGCATTCTCGGTCATCAACAAACGCCTCAGCTTCCGGTCCGACCTTTTTTCAGCCGACAGCCAGGTCCGCAAAGAGATTCCACGCTCGGAGTGTCCAACTGCAGGCTCGTGGAGCATCGCCGACGACGTCCAGGGCGATTCATCAGCCCAACGCACTGTAAAAACTGGCTATTTGAAGTTTGAACGACCGGCGTTGAGGTTCGGGTGACCAGAGACAAGTTGCGTGCAGACATCGCCCTAGCCACGTCCCACAGTCTCCGAGTTTAGGACGGCATCCGGAAAACTGGCGCGACGACTGGGGGCTTTGCGCCTCTGCGGTCCCCCGATTGCAGGTTCGCGACAGGGGAGTGGCGGAGCAGATCCTAATTGCGCGGACATCACCGGCTGTATCGCTGAACGATATGTCGGGCATCGCGGATATGCCGTGGGCGGCGCAACAACGCGCAGTTTTCGGTCCACATGTCTGATTAACCCGCTTCGTCGGCCAGAAGCGTTAAATAGGCCGATCACTTGCAAAACTCATGTCAATCTGATGAACATATTTACATGGACCAACCGATGGAAAACAACAGTGGGAAAACGTTTTAAGCGCTGGCTTGCGTCAGCGTCGCTGATCCTGGTGTTTTCGTCACCAGCTACTGCAGGTATTGATAGAATAGATTTCAAATACACCAGCATGACCCACCTCGGTTTTTCGGGATCGCTTGCGAGTATTGATTTAGACTCAAAGGAAACGATGGATCTCATTGCCAACCAGCTGAGGTCCTCCGGAGTGACGGTAACAGGCATCTCAGAAGGTCAAGTCCGATTTGTCCAGACGGAAGGTGATAAGGCCTGCGAAAATTGGTCGAATTCAATTTTTCGTGCCGAATTAGCGGCATTCGCTGAGAATAAGCCTAAAGATTACAAACGATTAAATAGGTCAGGACAGCCAGTTGGCTGCTCTGTTCCCAAGGCTTCCTGGATA
The sequence above is a segment of the Phenylobacterium parvum genome. Coding sequences within it:
- a CDS encoding Mpo1-like protein codes for the protein MTDPPKAFSTFYRDAFLPEHQQPLNVALHIFGTLAGLAWIAATLAAPGFWKLAVVLFPVIHGAPGLIGHRLVERSDAVGDARWRRRDYPAWLFILANHRLTAERLVIAPVAALARGLRIAG
- a CDS encoding TetR/AcrR family transcriptional regulator, with the translated sequence MDETQLKARKAPKQARSLATVEVILAAAARVLARESLAGFNTNRVAEIAGVSVGSLYQYFPNKAALVVALIEREQARLADGLEAAVGSVSQVPLVEGLSRLAHLAIGQQFQDPVYAAALDHEERRLPIGSRLALSEGRLVTAILRFLEDHRDELPDWPDGSREDVARDLLLITRVMVEADAEEGRDPPPSLHPRLVRAISGYLLGPGLSGPVSGSRPRR
- a CDS encoding DMT family transporter, whose protein sequence is MAMSWIYLVVAGILEIGWPVGLKLAQSPATRWQGIAMAVLLMAASGVFLWLAQRQIPIGTAYAVWTGIGASGTFLVGVLFFGDPSSLMRYLGVLLIIAGVVTLKLAH
- a CDS encoding glutathione S-transferase family protein, with the protein product MTGVAMGRYRILGGPGSPYSLKLRAALRCRRIPHDWIVPPGYLGQGGELKAAGKGMIPVMQLPDGRYWADTTPMILALEEMHPRERSLLPEDPGDRFLALLVEDFADEWLVQPLFDFRWDAEADQDFCARRQMAGWLGAMPRAQFDEIIERFRARQTGVLARLGDREVNRPLLRSTYGEVLAAIEAQVEVSRFLFGGRPSIGDIGLFGQLSQCAIDPSASTIMRRDAVRTFQWVQDLDDASGIEGEWRDPASPLGPGLEGLLTLIGEVFLPYMAANAAADRSGAPTVSVTLRGMPFVARTASYRSECLGWLKLALSEALAAGAADLEPTLRRFGCWDALQLEPGERETIAPMSPESTGRRSGLF
- a CDS encoding MFS transporter, translating into MSQTQSGPAGGPISLTRALVFASAAVPIGALGVAATVHLPRYFAAELGLSLALVGTVFALVRFIDIPIDTAMGLAMDRTKTRFGRYRVWMALGAPVLMLGFYMLLRTGSGDGPLYLGFWLLVMYLGYSGVLLSHLAWAGRLAPTYTERSRIFGAITGLGVIGAMAVLLIPIVMSQQGFTDAQGVQAMIWFIIAATAVTCMLVVFSSQERIAQDRPAQFTLKDYAQLLTRGNVIRLLAADLMVTLGPGWMAALYLFYFKDSRGFDTASANLLLLIYVAAGFAGAPFAAWLANKVSKHIAFLVTTTIYSVGLMCLPFLPKGDFPIFSVLMFLVGAMAAGFTVMMRAIAADIADELRLDSGREWMGLIYAGLTATSKLATAGAIFLTFNVLALVGYQVGAGVTNTPDAIRGLELAYIVGPIIFVMAAGACFLGYKLTAERHAEIRHKLDLLDASETDPGAAAEALSGVDLGPKGRP
- a CDS encoding DUF4287 domain-containing protein, which encodes MTENAVKGPASYFPSIEKKYGRPISEWQQLVRDSYPAKHMQLVTMLKDQHGMGHGHANAVVAYTLFEDGLK